A genomic stretch from Cryomorphaceae bacterium 1068 includes:
- the ftsZ gene encoding cell division protein FtsZ: MEFDMPKNQSSIIKVIGVGGGGSNAVNHMYEAGIKGVDFIVCNTDSQALDISPVPIKVQLGQSLTEGRGAGSIPDVGRNAAIENLDDIQEILSHNTHMVFVTAGMGGGTGTGAAPVIAKAAKDLGILTVGIVTIPFTFEGKKRMLQAEEGLREMRASVDTLLVITNDKLREIYGNLSLKNAFSQADGVLSVAAKGIAEIISVTGAINVDMNDVNTVMKDSGVAIMGQGTAREENRALKAAKEALESPLLNDNNIEGAKYILLNITYGENEIMMDEISDITDYIQQAAGSTADVIWGHGNDDSLAEDEVSVTIIATGFKITPDTGFEMDEPVRHILTTDEKKDTPVAKQMDDPMGSSDDVEPYLKEVKTSESEPMMEEKPAEEVQKFNLFEDEPIEESQNEEKEVEETPTVESVEEPQEEKKYYTLDESTNEEEEENLGNRVNAEVVNQVNRERLRNLREMADRLKTPEGLTQLEKEPAYKRRNVRLDNIPHSSDSEVSKYTLAPEEDEDGNKRSGLRPNNPFLHDNVD, encoded by the coding sequence ATGGAATTCGATATGCCAAAAAACCAATCCTCTATCATCAAAGTCATTGGTGTAGGAGGAGGCGGTAGCAACGCGGTAAACCACATGTACGAGGCGGGAATCAAAGGGGTCGACTTCATCGTCTGCAACACCGACTCTCAAGCGCTCGACATCAGCCCTGTGCCCATCAAAGTTCAACTTGGCCAAAGCCTGACTGAAGGTCGTGGTGCAGGATCTATTCCCGACGTGGGGCGAAATGCTGCCATCGAGAATTTGGATGATATACAGGAAATTCTCTCTCACAATACTCATATGGTATTTGTAACTGCCGGAATGGGTGGTGGAACGGGTACGGGAGCTGCTCCCGTTATTGCCAAAGCAGCAAAAGACCTCGGTATCCTTACTGTTGGAATCGTGACTATTCCCTTCACCTTTGAAGGCAAGAAGAGAATGCTTCAAGCGGAAGAAGGTTTGCGTGAAATGCGGGCCTCTGTGGATACTCTGCTAGTGATTACCAACGATAAGCTCCGTGAGATCTATGGAAACCTCTCGCTTAAAAATGCTTTCTCTCAAGCGGATGGAGTCCTCTCTGTAGCTGCTAAGGGAATCGCCGAGATCATTTCGGTAACGGGAGCGATCAATGTGGACATGAACGATGTAAATACTGTGATGAAAGACAGTGGGGTAGCCATCATGGGACAGGGAACTGCTCGAGAGGAAAATCGTGCGCTCAAGGCCGCCAAAGAGGCTTTGGAGTCGCCACTACTCAATGATAACAATATTGAAGGAGCTAAATACATCCTTCTCAATATCACTTATGGTGAGAATGAGATAATGATGGACGAGATCTCTGATATTACGGATTATATCCAGCAAGCTGCAGGCTCAACGGCCGATGTAATCTGGGGGCACGGAAATGACGATAGCCTTGCTGAAGATGAGGTGAGTGTAACGATTATTGCTACCGGATTTAAGATTACGCCTGACACCGGCTTCGAGATGGACGAACCTGTTCGCCATATTTTGACGACGGATGAGAAAAAGGATACCCCTGTGGCCAAACAAATGGATGATCCTATGGGATCTTCTGACGATGTGGAGCCCTACTTAAAAGAGGTAAAAACTTCTGAATCGGAACCGATGATGGAAGAAAAGCCTGCGGAAGAAGTTCAGAAATTTAATCTTTTCGAAGATGAGCCAATTGAGGAGTCTCAGAACGAAGAGAAGGAGGTAGAAGAGACTCCAACTGTTGAAAGCGTTGAAGAACCACAGGAAGAAAAGAAGTACTACACACTGGACGAATCAACAAACGAAGAAGAGGAGGAAAATCTCGGAAACAGGGTAAATGCCGAAGTGGTAAATCAAGTCAATAGGGAGCGTCTTCGAAACTTGCGCGAGATGGCCGATCGTTTGAAAACTCCTGAAGGATTGACTCAATTGGAGAAAGAACCGGCATACAAGCGCCGAAACGTTCGGTTGGACAATATTCCGCACAGTAGCGACTCCGAAGTGTCAAAGTACACGTTGGCTCCTGAAGAGGATGAAGATGGAAACAAGCGTTCCGGTTTACGACCCAATAATCCTTTTCTCCACGACAATGTAGATTGA
- a CDS encoding HAMP domain-containing sensor histidine kinase yields MSRKLIGILILLAIVSVAGIIATQIYWLDKAFEVQRTQIDLRKDQEAAEAKQFNDRVTIALTNVADEILTINDDPAELFQAVKQIRPNYFTVAINDTVHPYLLERLLRNEFERRNIQENFEYGVYDCFTDSIVFGDYIALNEEAAQPSNSEAPQIKWEKDGHYFGVFFPHKEPFTIETPSTKISTWAFSALISLIVFVFFAYAVYIVLRQKRLSEMKTDFINNMTHELKTPISSISLSSEVLLKPDIAQQPERLHRYAELIFSEVRRLRLQVDKVLQLATLERKNVELKRETLDLHSMLRSTVNTLQVANEQDGLNINLNLNAIDYSIQGDEVHISNVIFNLLDNAVKYSHENPLIKITTSSNGDSIEITISDKGIGIPKKSISLVFDKFYRVPKGNLHDVKGFGLGLYYVKQMVEAHGGKIKAESEEGKGTSITFTLPLEK; encoded by the coding sequence ATGAGCCGCAAGCTAATCGGTATCCTTATTTTACTGGCCATAGTCAGTGTAGCGGGAATTATCGCCACGCAAATTTATTGGCTCGATAAGGCATTTGAGGTTCAAAGAACACAAATAGACCTTCGCAAAGATCAGGAAGCGGCCGAGGCCAAACAGTTCAATGACCGAGTGACTATTGCGCTCACTAACGTAGCCGATGAGATTCTCACCATCAACGATGATCCCGCCGAACTCTTTCAAGCCGTCAAGCAAATTCGCCCAAACTACTTCACCGTAGCCATTAACGATACGGTACACCCTTACCTTCTCGAACGCCTTCTGCGAAACGAATTCGAAAGAAGAAACATCCAGGAAAACTTTGAATACGGTGTCTACGACTGCTTTACCGATAGCATCGTTTTTGGCGATTACATTGCCCTGAACGAAGAAGCTGCTCAGCCAAGTAATTCAGAAGCACCACAAATCAAATGGGAGAAAGACGGCCATTACTTCGGAGTTTTCTTTCCACACAAGGAACCATTTACCATTGAAACCCCTTCCACTAAAATTTCCACATGGGCATTCTCTGCCCTGATTTCATTAATCGTTTTTGTATTCTTCGCCTATGCAGTGTACATCGTGCTCCGTCAAAAGCGGCTCTCAGAAATGAAAACGGACTTCATTAATAATATGACCCATGAACTGAAAACACCAATCAGTTCCATAAGCCTCTCCAGCGAAGTATTGCTCAAACCCGACATCGCTCAACAGCCGGAGCGACTTCACCGATATGCCGAATTAATTTTCAGTGAGGTACGCAGACTTCGGCTTCAGGTTGATAAGGTATTACAGCTGGCCACGCTAGAGCGAAAAAACGTAGAACTTAAGCGCGAGACACTCGACCTTCACTCCATGCTTCGAAGTACCGTAAACACCCTTCAGGTGGCCAACGAGCAAGATGGGCTGAACATCAATCTAAACCTTAACGCCATCGACTATAGTATCCAAGGTGACGAAGTGCATATTTCAAACGTGATTTTCAATTTGCTCGACAATGCCGTTAAGTACAGTCACGAAAACCCGCTAATAAAAATCACCACAAGTTCAAATGGGGATTCGATCGAAATTACCATTAGCGATAAGGGTATCGGTATTCCAAAAAAGTCAATCTCGCTCGTTTTCGATAAATTCTACCGAGTACCAAAAGGGAATTTACACGACGTGAAAGGTTTTGGTTTGGGTCTTTACTATGTGAAACAGATGGTAGAAGCCCACGGCGGAAAAATTAAGGCCGAAAGTGAAGAAGGAAAAGGGACGAGTATTACGTTTACACTTCCGTTAGAAAAATGA
- a CDS encoding response regulator transcription factor, with translation MSEPIKILLVEDDPSLGFVIQDTLSVAGYKVHLSRDGKEGLQQFNAHSYDLCILDVMMPKKDGFELARDIRKVDKQVPIVFLTAKSMTEDKVEGFRSGGDDYITKPFSNEEFLLRLEAILRRNNLTDGNTKTEEFEIGTYSFNPENYELRSGDFLKVLTKKEAGILKILCEQKNQVIERELITNLVWGDDSYFVGRSLDVFITKLRKYLRHDENVSIKNVHGVGFKLETSNS, from the coding sequence ATGAGCGAGCCTATCAAAATACTCCTAGTCGAAGACGACCCCTCCTTGGGCTTTGTGATTCAAGACACGCTATCGGTGGCAGGATACAAAGTTCACCTGAGCAGAGATGGCAAAGAGGGACTGCAGCAGTTTAATGCCCACTCTTACGACTTGTGTATTCTGGATGTGATGATGCCGAAAAAAGATGGATTTGAGTTGGCTCGTGATATTCGTAAAGTTGATAAGCAAGTGCCCATCGTTTTCCTTACGGCAAAAAGCATGACCGAAGACAAGGTAGAGGGCTTTCGTTCGGGAGGAGACGATTATATCACGAAGCCATTCAGCAACGAAGAATTTTTACTTCGCCTGGAGGCAATCTTGAGACGTAATAACCTCACAGATGGAAACACTAAAACCGAGGAATTCGAAATCGGGACTTACTCCTTCAATCCGGAGAACTACGAACTGCGGTCAGGTGACTTCCTTAAAGTACTGACGAAAAAAGAAGCGGGAATCCTAAAGATTCTCTGCGAACAGAAAAACCAAGTCATCGAGCGAGAATTAATCACCAACTTAGTTTGGGGCGACGACAGTTACTTCGTAGGGAGAAGTTTAGACGTATTTATCACCAAGCTCAGAAAGTACCTCCGGCACGATGAGAACGTAAGCATTAAAAATGTGCACGGAGTGGGGTTTAAGTTGGAGACTAGTAACTCTTAG
- the murG gene encoding undecaprenyldiphospho-muramoylpentapeptide beta-N-acetylglucosaminyltransferase, protein MQSPRVIISGGGTGGHVFPAIAIADAIKALRPDAKFLFVGANGRMEMERVPKAGYEIRGLEISGFQRSLSAKNLSFPIKVLKSLRDSRKIIKEFKPDVAVGVGGYASGPLLQVASRKKIPALIQEQNSFPGITNRLLAKKVNKICVSYDGMEKWFPQAKMIMTGNPIRSAVVDIEGKKEAGLKAFGLDSEKPTLLIVGGSLGARTINESIAGVLEEIAQSNYQVIWQTGKLYIDKAEALVKEKGATNVHVTAFIEEMDLAYAAADLIVSRAGAMALSELCLIGKPSVLVPSPNVAEDHQTKNALALVKNEAAMMVSDANARGDMWPTVSQLLLNTEARALLAKNAKDMGKPHAAKKIAEEVLKLIEKN, encoded by the coding sequence ATGCAGTCGCCTAGGGTCATCATAAGCGGAGGAGGTACGGGAGGACATGTCTTCCCCGCCATCGCTATTGCCGATGCGATCAAGGCATTGCGCCCCGATGCAAAGTTTCTCTTTGTGGGAGCAAATGGCCGTATGGAGATGGAGCGAGTGCCTAAAGCAGGATATGAAATTAGGGGTCTCGAGATCAGTGGTTTTCAGCGTAGCCTTTCGGCAAAGAATCTGAGCTTCCCGATCAAGGTGTTAAAAAGCTTGAGGGATTCTCGAAAAATTATCAAGGAGTTCAAGCCCGATGTGGCTGTAGGTGTTGGAGGCTATGCTTCCGGTCCTTTATTGCAAGTGGCAAGCCGGAAGAAGATCCCTGCTTTGATTCAGGAGCAGAATTCCTTTCCGGGAATTACCAATCGCCTTTTGGCAAAAAAGGTGAATAAAATATGTGTCTCCTATGACGGAATGGAGAAGTGGTTTCCACAGGCGAAAATGATCATGACGGGCAATCCCATTCGGAGCGCTGTTGTGGATATCGAAGGGAAGAAAGAAGCCGGATTGAAAGCATTTGGCCTCGATTCTGAAAAGCCAACCTTATTAATCGTTGGAGGGAGCCTTGGGGCCAGAACGATCAATGAAAGCATTGCCGGAGTGTTGGAGGAGATTGCCCAATCGAACTACCAAGTTATTTGGCAAACGGGAAAACTCTATATCGACAAAGCTGAAGCTCTGGTAAAAGAAAAAGGAGCTACGAATGTACATGTAACGGCCTTTATCGAAGAGATGGATTTGGCCTATGCCGCCGCCGATCTGATTGTATCGCGTGCAGGGGCCATGGCGCTTTCAGAGCTTTGCTTGATTGGCAAGCCTTCGGTGTTGGTGCCTTCGCCAAATGTAGCAGAGGATCATCAAACAAAGAATGCATTAGCGCTAGTTAAGAATGAGGCGGCGATGATGGTGAGCGATGCAAACGCCCGAGGAGATATGTGGCCAACGGTGAGTCAGCTACTACTGAATACAGAAGCTCGAGCGTTGCTGGCCAAGAACGCTAAGGACATGGGAAAGCCGCATGCGGCAAAAAAGATTGCAGAAGAAGTATTAAAACTGATAGAAAAGAATTGA
- a CDS encoding co-chaperone GroES, whose product MSVNLTPLADRVLVEAAPAEEKTASGIIIPDTAKEKPQKGTVVAVGGGKKDEPVTVKVGDNVIYGQYAGTEIKIEGKDYLIMRESDIFGVISNN is encoded by the coding sequence ATGTCAGTAAATCTTACACCATTAGCAGATCGAGTGCTTGTAGAAGCAGCTCCTGCTGAAGAAAAAACCGCAAGTGGGATTATCATCCCTGATACGGCCAAAGAAAAACCACAAAAAGGAACAGTTGTAGCCGTTGGCGGTGGAAAAAAAGACGAACCCGTGACGGTAAAAGTTGGCGACAACGTCATTTACGGACAGTACGCCGGCACCGAAATTAAGATTGAAGGAAAAGACTACCTCATCATGAGAGAGTCAGACATTTTCGGTGTCATCAGCAACAACTAA
- the murC gene encoding UDP-N-acetylmuramate--L-alanine ligase, with the protein MNLNGLHKVYFFGIGGIGMSAIARYFNQMGLDVAGYDRTSSPLISELEKEGIEVNFNASPEAVPSRFIDSPLDRVLFIYTPAIPARHEGLGFCKSRGFNVIKRSQALEAIVAEKDTYAVAGTHGKTTTSSMVAHLLNQGNHNATAFLGGIATNFKSNLVVAKDSTRTIVEADEYDRSFLRLRPSVAAITSVDADHLDIYGNAESLRSSFEQFAQLVPKDGLLLLCEGIEMNVEAPVWSYAVESETADLTTKNLRVEDGAYCFEVWLKGEKLGEIVMHYPGRHNAENALAAIGMALHAGVDWNEIAEGLKTFLGVKRRFEYQIRRENRVYIDDYAHHPTEITACVNSAKELYPEKRITGVFQPHLYSRTRDFADEFAESLSELNDLLLMDIYPAREEPIEGVDSQMLLNKVRLVNKKLVDRENLVEEVLRLSPEILLTMGAGDIDRMIEPLKNALDEKDE; encoded by the coding sequence TTGAATTTAAACGGCTTACATAAGGTCTATTTTTTTGGAATCGGGGGCATCGGCATGAGTGCTATCGCTCGGTATTTCAATCAAATGGGATTGGATGTTGCCGGTTATGACCGAACGTCCTCACCGCTCATCAGTGAGTTGGAAAAAGAGGGAATTGAAGTGAATTTTAACGCATCGCCCGAGGCGGTTCCTTCTAGATTCATAGACTCACCACTTGACCGGGTGTTGTTTATTTACACCCCAGCCATACCAGCGAGACATGAGGGATTGGGTTTTTGTAAGAGCCGCGGATTTAACGTAATCAAGCGCTCTCAAGCCTTGGAGGCGATCGTTGCCGAAAAAGACACGTATGCCGTGGCCGGGACACATGGAAAAACGACTACTTCTTCCATGGTCGCTCACCTTCTTAATCAAGGAAATCACAACGCGACGGCCTTTCTGGGAGGCATAGCCACAAACTTCAAATCGAATTTAGTGGTAGCCAAAGACTCTACTAGGACCATAGTGGAAGCTGATGAATACGATCGTTCATTTTTGAGACTGAGACCTTCTGTAGCAGCTATTACTTCCGTCGATGCGGATCATTTGGACATTTATGGAAATGCCGAAAGTCTGCGTTCAAGTTTTGAGCAATTCGCTCAACTCGTGCCGAAAGATGGATTACTCCTCCTTTGTGAGGGAATCGAAATGAATGTGGAAGCACCCGTTTGGTCCTACGCAGTAGAAAGTGAGACTGCCGACCTTACCACCAAGAACTTACGGGTGGAAGATGGAGCATACTGTTTTGAAGTGTGGCTCAAAGGAGAGAAGCTGGGAGAAATCGTGATGCATTATCCGGGAAGGCACAATGCTGAAAATGCACTGGCCGCCATCGGTATGGCATTACATGCCGGAGTAGACTGGAACGAAATTGCCGAAGGGCTTAAAACCTTTTTGGGCGTAAAGCGACGCTTTGAATACCAAATAAGGCGAGAAAATCGCGTATACATTGATGACTACGCGCATCATCCTACTGAGATCACGGCTTGTGTGAATTCTGCTAAGGAATTGTATCCCGAAAAGAGAATAACAGGAGTCTTCCAGCCTCACCTATATAGCCGCACACGCGACTTTGCTGATGAATTTGCCGAGAGTCTTTCTGAGTTGAATGACCTTTTGCTGATGGATATTTATCCCGCTCGAGAAGAACCCATTGAAGGAGTAGACTCACAAATGCTGCTGAATAAAGTACGCTTGGTGAATAAAAAGTTGGTAGACCGCGAAAACCTAGTGGAAGAAGTTCTGAGATTGAGCCCTGAAATACTCCTCACTATGGGTGCAGGAGATATAGACCGAATGATCGAACCTTTAAAAAACGCTCTCGATGAAAAAGACGAATAG
- the secG gene encoding preprotein translocase subunit SecG translates to MQVFIFVLIILVCVFLALIVLIQNPKGGGLDSSFSSANQIGGVQRTADFLEKGTWSLAIVLFVLCLASAGLQDNAAVAQPGQFEEVVPQQQAPPTEEAPASTGSEEVPAEPEQ, encoded by the coding sequence ATGCAGGTGTTTATTTTCGTACTCATTATTCTAGTTTGCGTTTTCTTAGCGCTTATCGTATTAATTCAAAACCCAAAAGGTGGAGGACTTGACTCAAGCTTCTCTTCTGCAAACCAAATAGGAGGCGTTCAGCGTACTGCAGATTTCCTTGAAAAAGGAACTTGGAGTTTAGCGATTGTCTTATTTGTACTATGCTTGGCATCAGCCGGACTTCAAGACAATGCAGCAGTAGCTCAACCAGGTCAATTCGAAGAAGTTGTACCACAACAACAAGCTCCACCGACTGAAGAAGCACCCGCTTCTACAGGATCTGAAGAAGTTCCTGCAGAGCCAGAGCAATAA
- the ftsA gene encoding cell division protein FtsA — protein MEEPEIIVGLDIGTTKIACIVGRINEFGKVEIIALGKSESLGVRSGVVSNINRTVESIQRAVDMAVEQTGEEVGEVIVGIAGQHIRSLQHRGILTRKAKDSDEEISQIDIDNLVEDMHQLVMNPGEEIIHVLPQEYIVDNEQGIKDPIGMAGIRLEANFHIITGKVNAVKNIYKSVSKADLEVGDLVLEPLASAESVLSLEEKEAGVVLVDIGGGTTDIAIFQDGIIRHTAVIPFGGNIITDDIASGCSILRKHAEQLKVKFGSALSSESMENQIVCIPGFSGREPKEISIRNLANIIQARTEEIVEQIVYEIKSSGYEKRLIAGIVLTGGGSQLKHLPQLVEYLTGLETRMGYPTEHLGKDNKADLSSPMYATGIGLVLKGYHLLQKNKKRTAGKRSPIRLGGKDKMNLFDKILSKGQAFFDDDDI, from the coding sequence ATGGAGGAACCTGAAATCATCGTCGGACTAGACATTGGGACTACTAAAATCGCCTGCATCGTGGGCCGAATCAACGAGTTCGGCAAGGTGGAGATCATCGCTTTGGGTAAGTCTGAATCACTCGGTGTAAGAAGCGGAGTGGTAAGTAATATTAACCGAACGGTAGAATCCATTCAGCGTGCCGTAGATATGGCCGTTGAGCAGACCGGAGAAGAGGTTGGAGAAGTAATCGTCGGCATAGCCGGACAGCATATTCGCAGTCTACAGCATCGTGGAATCTTAACCCGAAAGGCCAAAGATTCGGATGAGGAAATCTCACAAATCGATATCGACAATCTTGTAGAAGACATGCACCAGCTGGTAATGAACCCCGGTGAAGAGATTATCCACGTGCTCCCGCAGGAATACATCGTAGATAATGAGCAGGGTATCAAAGACCCCATCGGGATGGCGGGAATTAGGCTAGAGGCCAATTTCCACATCATTACCGGTAAGGTGAATGCCGTGAAAAACATTTACAAAAGCGTGAGCAAGGCCGATCTCGAAGTAGGCGACTTGGTGTTGGAGCCATTGGCTTCTGCTGAATCGGTGCTTAGCCTCGAAGAGAAAGAAGCAGGAGTAGTATTGGTAGACATCGGAGGTGGTACTACTGACATTGCGATTTTTCAAGATGGAATCATTCGCCACACGGCTGTAATTCCTTTCGGTGGAAACATCATTACCGATGATATCGCTTCCGGTTGCAGCATTTTAAGAAAGCATGCCGAGCAGCTCAAAGTTAAGTTTGGTTCGGCCCTCAGCTCAGAGAGCATGGAGAATCAGATTGTATGTATTCCCGGATTCAGCGGACGCGAGCCCAAAGAAATCTCTATCCGCAACTTGGCGAATATCATCCAAGCGCGGACCGAGGAGATTGTCGAACAGATCGTTTACGAAATAAAAAGTTCGGGCTACGAAAAACGACTTATTGCCGGTATTGTGCTCACAGGTGGTGGATCTCAACTCAAGCACTTGCCACAATTGGTGGAGTACCTCACCGGTTTGGAAACCAGAATGGGATATCCCACGGAACACCTTGGAAAAGATAACAAAGCTGACCTTTCAAGTCCGATGTACGCAACGGGTATTGGTCTTGTATTGAAAGGCTACCACTTGCTGCAAAAGAACAAGAAAAGAACCGCTGGAAAGCGCTCTCCGATTCGCTTGGGCGGCAAAGATAAAATGAACTTATTCGATAAAATCCTCTCTAAAGGACAGGCTTTTTTTGACGACGACGATATTTAA
- a CDS encoding GatB/YqeY domain-containing protein encodes MSLADKINDGLKTAMKNKDKDKLAVLRAVKSELLLHATKGGDGSITEAEEMRILTKLHKQRKEAGALYNEQGREDLAKEEEFQATVIEEFLPAQLSETEIEAKVAQIIADTGAEGMKDMGKVMGQANAAMAGKADGSLVAKIVKVKLGS; translated from the coding sequence ATGTCATTAGCAGATAAAATAAACGATGGCCTGAAGACGGCCATGAAGAATAAGGACAAGGATAAGTTGGCGGTTTTGCGCGCGGTAAAGTCTGAATTGCTTCTTCATGCCACGAAAGGTGGCGATGGAAGTATCACCGAAGCAGAGGAGATGAGAATCCTCACGAAGCTGCACAAGCAAAGAAAAGAAGCGGGTGCGCTTTATAACGAGCAAGGCAGAGAAGACCTGGCAAAAGAAGAAGAGTTTCAAGCAACGGTGATCGAGGAGTTTCTACCCGCGCAGTTATCCGAAACTGAAATCGAAGCCAAAGTCGCTCAGATCATAGCCGATACGGGTGCTGAAGGAATGAAGGATATGGGAAAGGTAATGGGTCAAGCCAATGCTGCCATGGCTGGAAAAGCCGATGGAAGCCTCGTTGCTAAAATCGTTAAAGTCAAATTGGGTTCTTAG
- the groL gene encoding chaperonin GroEL (60 kDa chaperone family; promotes refolding of misfolded polypeptides especially under stressful conditions; forms two stacked rings of heptamers to form a barrel-shaped 14mer; ends can be capped by GroES; misfolded proteins enter the barrel where they are refolded when GroES binds): protein MAKDITFDVEARDKLKRGVDALADAVKVTLGPKGRNVIIDKKFGAPTVTKDGVSVAKEIELKDPIENMGAQMVKEVASKTADMAGDGTTTATVLAQAMVTAGLKNVAAGANPMDLKRGIDKAVAAITAELKKISREVGDDNSKIEQVATISANNDSTIGKLIAQAMAKVKKEGVITVEEAKGTDTYVDVVEGMQFDRGYLSPYFVTNSEKMVADLENPYILIYDKKISNMKDLLPVLEKAAQTGKPLLIIAEDVEGEALATLVVNKIRGSLKIAAVKAPGFGDRRKAMLEDIAILTGGTVISEEQGRKLEDATLEDLGTCEKITIDKDNSTIVNGAGEKSAIESRVNQIKAQIETTTSDYDKEKLQERLAKLAGGVAVLYVGAATEVEMKEKKDRVDDALHATRAAVEEGIVAGGGVAYLRALETIATMEGINNDETTGIAIVKRAVEEPLRQIVQNAGGEGSIIVQKVREGKDDFGYNARTETFENLFEAGVIDPTKVTRIALENAGSIAGMLLTTECVISDIEEEGDSMPAMPGGGGMPGMM from the coding sequence ATGGCAAAAGATATCACATTTGATGTAGAAGCTCGCGACAAGTTAAAACGCGGCGTAGATGCATTAGCCGATGCAGTAAAAGTAACATTGGGACCTAAAGGCCGCAACGTTATCATCGACAAAAAATTTGGTGCACCTACCGTAACAAAAGATGGTGTGAGTGTGGCAAAAGAAATTGAACTTAAAGACCCCATCGAAAATATGGGTGCTCAAATGGTAAAAGAAGTGGCTTCAAAAACTGCTGACATGGCAGGAGACGGAACTACAACCGCTACCGTATTGGCACAAGCTATGGTAACTGCAGGTTTAAAAAACGTAGCCGCAGGAGCCAATCCGATGGACCTCAAAAGAGGAATCGATAAAGCAGTAGCAGCTATTACGGCAGAGTTGAAAAAAATCTCACGAGAAGTGGGAGATGACAATTCAAAAATCGAACAAGTAGCTACCATCTCTGCTAACAACGATAGCACGATTGGAAAGTTGATCGCTCAGGCTATGGCCAAAGTGAAAAAAGAGGGTGTAATCACAGTTGAAGAAGCAAAAGGAACTGACACTTACGTAGACGTAGTGGAAGGGATGCAATTCGACCGCGGATACCTATCTCCATACTTCGTGACCAACTCTGAAAAGATGGTTGCCGACTTGGAAAACCCGTATATCCTAATCTACGATAAGAAGATTTCGAATATGAAAGACCTTCTTCCTGTATTGGAAAAAGCGGCACAAACAGGAAAGCCCCTTTTGATCATCGCTGAGGACGTAGAAGGCGAAGCTCTTGCTACTTTGGTGGTAAACAAAATCCGCGGATCATTGAAAATCGCAGCTGTTAAGGCTCCCGGTTTCGGAGATCGTCGCAAAGCTATGTTGGAAGACATCGCCATCCTTACAGGTGGTACTGTGATTTCTGAAGAACAAGGTCGCAAATTGGAAGACGCTACTTTGGAAGACCTAGGTACTTGCGAGAAAATCACCATCGACAAAGACAACTCAACCATCGTAAATGGTGCAGGTGAGAAAAGTGCGATAGAATCTCGTGTGAATCAAATCAAGGCGCAGATCGAAACTACGACCAGCGATTACGACAAAGAGAAATTGCAGGAGCGATTGGCCAAATTGGCCGGTGGTGTTGCCGTTCTCTACGTAGGTGCTGCAACCGAAGTGGAGATGAAAGAGAAGAAGGATCGCGTAGACGATGCACTTCACGCAACGCGCGCTGCAGTAGAAGAAGGAATCGTAGCCGGTGGTGGTGTCGCTTACCTTCGTGCATTGGAAACTATCGCAACGATGGAAGGAATAAACAATGACGAAACCACAGGTATAGCCATTGTAAAAAGAGCAGTAGAAGAACCTCTTCGTCAGATCGTACAAAATGCAGGTGGGGAAGGGTCCATCATTGTTCAAAAAGTACGTGAAGGCAAGGATGACTTCGGATACAATGCACGCACTGAGACTTTCGAAAACCTATTCGAAGCAGGTGTAATCGATCCAACTAAAGTGACTCGTATCGCTTTGGAGAATGCAGGATCAATCGCAGGAATGCTACTTACGACTGAGTGCGTAATTAGCGACATCGAAGAAGAGGGAGACTCTATGCCGGCAATGCCGGGTGGAGGCGGAATGCCGGGCATGATGTAA